A DNA window from Oryzias latipes chromosome 5, ASM223467v1 contains the following coding sequences:
- the prelp gene encoding prolargin, with amino-acid sequence MKAGVGLLSALALFLLMGSAFCQRPRPKKPTRRPTTTKKPSVPRPAKPPQPEPKEPTEFPPVILGPPSFFQDCPQECLCSPSYPNSLNCENRNIREVPVIPQRTHYLYLQNNYISEVTSEPFRNATEVSWINLANNRIVRIDKQVFEKIPGLLFLYAQKNLLKEVPVGLPSTLEQLSLSRNRITKIPGGAFKNLDKLSLLDLYDNQLSDSDLGKNTFKDLKNLVQLNLAHNALKKMPAGVPAGLVQLFLDKNRIDDIPKDYFEGFTHLAFVRLNHNQLSDKGIPKSVFNLSSLMDLQLSHNQLSMVPHFNSHLQHLHLNHNSIESINGTEICPYNLHSDPSDPDVLPKLRYLRLDGNHLSPPIPMDLFMCFRHLHSIVI; translated from the exons ATGAAGGCGGGTGTGGGACTCCTCTCTGCTCTAGCTCTGTTCCTCCTGATGGGATCAGCGTTCTGTCAGAGACCTCGGCCAAAAAAGCCCACCAGGCGTCCAACAACCACCAAGAAGCCTTCCGTCCCCAGGCCTGCCAAACCACCCCAGCCAGAGCCCAAGGAGCCCACAGAGTTCCCCCCAGTCATTCTCGGTCCACCTTCCTTTTTCCAAGATTGCCCCCAGGAGTGTTTGTGCTCTCCAAGCTACCCAAATTCTCTCAACTGTGAGAACCGGAACATCCGTGAGGTCCCAGTCATCCCACAGAGAACTCATTACCTTTACTTGCAGAACAATTACATTTCAGAGGTAACCTCTGAGCCGTTCCGTAACGCTACTGAAGTCAGCTGGATCAATCTGGCCAACAACCGCATTGTCCGCATAGATAAGCAG gtttttgagaAGATCCCAGGTCTGCTGTTCCTGTACgcacagaaaaacctgctgaAAGAAGTCCCAGTAGGTCTCCCCTCAACTCTGGAGCAGCTTAGTCTGAGCAGAAATCGCATCACCAAGATCCCAGGTGGTGCCTTCAAAAACCTAGATAAACTGTCTCTGCTTGACCTGTACGACAACCAG CTGAGTGACAGCGACCTgggaaaaaacacattcaaggACCTGAAGAatctggtgcagctaaacttgGCTCACAATGCTCTAAAGAAGATGCCTGCCGGTGTACCAGCTGGCCTTGTTCAGCTGTTCCTGGATAAAAACCGCATAGATGACATCCCAAA AGACTACTTTGAAGGTTTCACTCACCTGGCGTTTGTGAGGCTGAACCACAACCAGCTGAGCGACAAAGGCATCCCCAAGTCCGTGTTCAACCTGTCCTCTCTGATGGACCTGCAGCTGTCCCACAACCAGCTCAGCATGGTTCCTCACTTCAACAGTCACCTGCAGCACCTTCATCTCAACCACAACAGCATTGAGA GCATCAATGGCACTGAGATCTGTCCATACAACCTGCATTCGGACCCGAGTGACCCTGATGTTCTGCCGAAGCTGAG GTACCTACGCCTGGATGGAAACCACTTGAGTCCTCCCATTCCGATGGATCTCTTCATGTGCTTCAGACATCTTCATTCCATCGTCATTTAG
- the il10 gene encoding interleukin-10: protein MAPLSHLLSVLALFTLLAGTSSSPICNNRCCRFVESFPVRLRKLRHDFAQIKDFYEANDDLDSALLDQTVEDSIKSEFACQTIDSILDFYLKTILPKAAAGYPDDTADVKPHVLSIQEIFDQLRTDVTQCRNYFSCKKHFEIRNLTAAYDEMQNKGLFKAMGELDLFFNYIESYLASQRRV from the exons ATGGCTCCGTTGTCTCACCTGCTGTCCGTTCTGGCTCTGTTCACCCTCTTGGCCGGGACTTCATCCAGCCCTATCTGCAACAACCGGTGCTGCCGCTTCGTGGAGAGCTTTCCTGTGAGGCTCAGGAAGCTGCGCCACGACTTCGCACAGATTAAAGATTTCTAT GAAGCCAACGATGATTTGGACTCTGcattgttggaccagacggtcGAGGATTCCATTAAG AGCGAGTTCGCTTGCCAGACCATCGACAGCATCCTGGACTTTTACCTGAAGACAATCTTGCCCAAAGCGGCGGCAGGATATCCCGACGACACGGCCGACGTAAAGCCGCATGTGCTGTCCATACAGGAGATTTTCGACCAGCTCAGGACTGATGTCACCCAATGC AGAAATTACTTCTCCTGcaagaaacattttgaaataaggAACCTAACAGCTGCTTACGACGAG ATGCAGAATAAAGGTCTCTTCAAGGCCATGGGAGAGCTGGATTTGTTCTTCAACTACATCGAGTCGTATCTGGCGTCCCAGCGGCGTGTGTAG
- the LOC101167532 gene encoding interleukin-20-like isoform X2: protein MVTKMLLGCLVSLLFILNRVVDSRTLHTDSCSFNVYTHELRKYYADMRHHAISGDTETGVKILDKSLMKDVQEDQTCCFLRLLLRFYVERVFNNFSPSEPHQLRCSSAVANAFVSIRRDMQKCHCHCAEETHRQIDSMHTAFDKLQIQLAAQKAVGELDTVLDWLEALGHKA, encoded by the exons ATGGTGACGAAGATGCTGCTTGGCTGCCTGGTCTCTCTGCTCTTCATCCTAAATAGAGTTGTGGACAGTCGAACCCTACATACAGACAGCTGCTCTTTCAACGTGTACACTCACGAGCTGCGCAAATATTACGCTGACATGCGCCATCATGCG ATATCTGGAGACACTGAGACTGGAGTCAAAATTCTGGATAAATCTCTGATGAAAGATGTTCAG GAGGATCAGACGTGCTGCTTCTTGCGACTCCTGCTGCGATTCTACGTGGAGAGAGTGTTCAATAACTTCAGCCCCTCTGAGCCGCATCAGCTGCGCTGCTCCAGCGCAGTGGCAAATGCCTTCGTCAGCATCAGAAGAGACATGCAAAAATGT CACTGTCACTGTGCAGAAGAAACTCACAGACAAATTGACTCTATGCACACAGCATTTGACAAG CTGCAGATCCAGCTGGCGGCACAAAAGGCAGTGGGAGAACTGGACACGGTTCTGGATTGGCTGGAGGCACTGGGACACAAAGCCTGA
- the LOC101167532 gene encoding interleukin-20-like isoform X1, whose product MIYLKMCLSVSQQGCMVTKMLLGCLVSLLFILNRVVDSRTLHTDSCSFNVYTHELRKYYADMRHHAISGDTETGVKILDKSLMKDVQEDQTCCFLRLLLRFYVERVFNNFSPSEPHQLRCSSAVANAFVSIRRDMQKCHCHCAEETHRQIDSMHTAFDKLQIQLAAQKAVGELDTVLDWLEALGHKA is encoded by the exons atgatttatttgaaaatgtgtCTGTCAGTTTCCCAACAAGGTTGCATGGTGACGAAGATGCTGCTTGGCTGCCTGGTCTCTCTGCTCTTCATCCTAAATAGAGTTGTGGACAGTCGAACCCTACATACAGACAGCTGCTCTTTCAACGTGTACACTCACGAGCTGCGCAAATATTACGCTGACATGCGCCATCATGCG ATATCTGGAGACACTGAGACTGGAGTCAAAATTCTGGATAAATCTCTGATGAAAGATGTTCAG GAGGATCAGACGTGCTGCTTCTTGCGACTCCTGCTGCGATTCTACGTGGAGAGAGTGTTCAATAACTTCAGCCCCTCTGAGCCGCATCAGCTGCGCTGCTCCAGCGCAGTGGCAAATGCCTTCGTCAGCATCAGAAGAGACATGCAAAAATGT CACTGTCACTGTGCAGAAGAAACTCACAGACAAATTGACTCTATGCACACAGCATTTGACAAG CTGCAGATCCAGCTGGCGGCACAAAAGGCAGTGGGAGAACTGGACACGGTTCTGGATTGGCTGGAGGCACTGGGACACAAAGCCTGA